In a genomic window of Atribacterota bacterium:
- a CDS encoding GntR family transcriptional regulator produces MSMLLSDKAYSIIKKKINQCDGQYLSVRKLSKEINIGYSPVREACNRLSQEGLIKQLPGIGYYVPKVKEKYFTEVFEYRRLVGCYVFEQIFSSLTKEHVDILSEYNENMIKYLKKKDIQNFHKYDKKFHLLFFHLYNNSIFINQMNNIMDRSYYCSYKTVDSVDKNKNINAIEEHKEIIKYIVLHDKEMAIRKYIEHMDNNEARIKEGYINRLEKSLLI; encoded by the coding sequence ATGAGTATGCTATTAAGTGACAAAGCTTATTCTATAATCAAAAAGAAGATTAATCAGTGCGATGGTCAGTATCTAAGTGTAAGAAAATTATCCAAGGAAATAAATATAGGCTATAGCCCGGTAAGAGAAGCCTGTAATCGCTTGAGTCAGGAAGGGCTTATCAAGCAATTACCTGGCATCGGATATTACGTACCTAAAGTGAAAGAAAAATATTTCACAGAGGTATTTGAATATCGAAGACTTGTTGGTTGCTATGTCTTTGAACAGATATTTTCTTCCTTAACCAAGGAACATGTAGATATACTTTCAGAATATAATGAAAATATGATTAAGTATTTGAAAAAGAAAGATATTCAAAATTTCCACAAATATGATAAGAAATTCCACCTGCTGTTTTTTCACCTCTACAATAATTCCATTTTCATCAATCAGATGAACAATATTATGGATAGAAGTTACTATTGTTCCTATAAAACCGTAGATAGTGTGGATAAGAATAAGAATATAAATGCTATTGAAGAGCACAAAGAGATTATTAAATATATTGTCCTACATGATAAAGAAATGGCAATTAGAAAATATATAGAACATATGGATAATAATGAAGCGAGAATAAAAGAGGGATATATTAATAGGCTGGAAAAGAGTTTACTTATCTAA
- a CDS encoding hemolysin III family protein → MRRRVILKKLLSHQTNEQYQEIANSITHGIGSILSIIGFIILIFIVINKGDVWYIISFTIYGTTLVFLYLCSTIYHGLSDKKRKYLFQVLDHIAIYLLIAGSYTPLTLISLRGPWGWTILGIIWLIALIGILMKVFFFTKTQVISTILYIIMGWLIVVAAKPLIATIPAGMLHLIIAGGLCYSSGIIFFITPRIPYNHTIWHLFVLAGSFIHFWGYYLFLA, encoded by the coding sequence TTGAGGAGAAGAGTCATTCTAAAAAAATTACTATCTCACCAGACAAATGAACAATACCAAGAAATAGCTAATAGCATTACCCATGGTATTGGATCTATATTAAGCATTATCGGTTTTATTATCCTAATCTTCATAGTAATCAACAAGGGAGATGTCTGGTATATAATTAGTTTTACTATCTATGGCACAACACTGGTTTTTCTTTATCTGTGCTCTACCATATACCATGGTTTATCTGATAAAAAAAGAAAATATTTATTCCAAGTTCTGGACCATATTGCCATTTATCTTCTTATTGCCGGTTCTTATACCCCATTAACTCTAATATCGCTGAGGGGACCATGGGGCTGGACTATTTTGGGAATAATATGGCTCATTGCTCTTATCGGTATATTAATGAAAGTATTCTTTTTTACAAAAACACAGGTTATTTCGACAATTCTATATATAATAATGGGATGGCTTATTGTGGTAGCGGCAAAACCTCTAATCGCTACTATCCCTGCAGGAATGCTACACTTAATAATTGCTGGCGGTTTATGCTATTCATCGGGCATTATCTTCTTTATAACACCCAGAATACCATATAATCACACTATCTGGCACCTCTTTGTCTTAGCAGGAAGCTTTATCCATTTTTGGGGATATTACTTGTTCCTGGCCTAA
- the lspA gene encoding signal peptidase II, producing the protein MKKKWFNFLINMPKASLLLLVSLFCVGCDQTTKFTAQRVLEPDSVTKLLGGIIRIQLAQNEGSFLGLGSSLSAEWRLWIFIILVAIILVILLIYYFHFEAGNKLSTLALSLIISGGFSNLIDRIIHDGIVIDFLNIGIGNLRTGILNIADVSITSGMVLLLVSYFIKKSQGYFQ; encoded by the coding sequence ATGAAGAAAAAATGGTTTAATTTTCTTATTAATATGCCTAAGGCATCATTACTTTTGTTGGTATCCCTTTTTTGTGTGGGTTGTGATCAAACCACTAAGTTTACTGCTCAGAGAGTACTGGAACCTGATTCGGTTACTAAACTATTAGGTGGCATCATTAGAATACAATTGGCTCAAAATGAAGGTTCCTTTTTGGGTTTAGGCTCTTCTCTATCAGCTGAATGGAGACTCTGGATTTTTATTATTCTGGTCGCAATTATATTAGTTATTCTGCTAATTTATTATTTCCATTTCGAAGCCGGTAACAAATTATCGACTCTGGCCTTATCCTTAATAATTAGCGGTGGATTCAGTAATTTAATTGATCGCATTATCCATGACGGTATTGTTATTGATTTTCTTAATATAGGAATAGGAAATTTAAGAACCGGAATATTAAACATAGCTGATGTGTCTATCACATCAGGAATGGTATTATTATTGGTTTCTTATTTCATAAAAAAGAGTCAGGGATATTTTCAATAA